ATCGTCCGGCATCTCCTCGATTACGTAGCGTCCGGATTCCACAGGCTGATCAGCGCCGCTCGCGGTGCAACGTCATGCCGATCTTCTCGTCCGCCTCGCTGATCTTCGGCTTGACGATCTTGACTGTCACCGCCTCGATCCGTTCGTCCTGCGCCATCAGCGTGGTGCAGACGTGGTCGGCCACCGATTCGATCAGCTTGAAATGCACATCTTTCGGCAATGCGCTCGACGCCGCCTCGATCAGGTCCATGTAATTCTTGCTGTCGGAAAGCGGCGTGTCGGGCGTGTACTCCGGTTCGGGCCGCATCCTGACGGAGATCGTGAAGACCAGCGGCTGCGCCTCGCCCGTTTCTTCGGAATAGATCCCGGTGAGGACGTCGTGGGTGAAGTCCGCGACTTCGAGCACCAGTGTGTCTTTGCTGAATGCAGTCATGGAAACGGCCCCTAGCGCCTTTGCGCGGCGATGAGAAATTCCACGTTGCCTTCCGGCCCGGTGATCGGGCTTTCGACGATGCCGTCAACCTGCCAGCCTGCGCTTTCCAGCCAGTGTCGCACTTCGCCGCACACGCGGTCGTGCAGCGCCGGATCGCGCACCACGCCGCCCTTGCCAACCTCGTCGCGACCGACCTCGAATTGCGGCTTGATCAGCGCGACCAGACGGCACGGCGTGGCCGCAAGCTCCAGCGGGCGCTCCAGCACCTTGGCAAGGCCGATGAAGCTGGCATCGCACACCACCCAGTCGCACGGCCGGTCGATTTGTTCCGCGGTCAGGATCCGCGCGCTCGTCTGCTCCAGCACGGTCACGCGCTCGTCCTGCCGCAGTTTCCACGCGAGCTGGTTCGTGCCGCTGTCGACCGCAAAGACATGCGCCGCCCCGCCCTGCAGCAGGACGTCGGTGAACCCGCCGGTAGAAGAGCCGATGTCCATTGCGATCGCGCCGCGCGGATCGAGCCCGAAATG
This sequence is a window from Alteriqipengyuania flavescens. Protein-coding genes within it:
- a CDS encoding dihydroneopterin aldolase, with product MTAFSKDTLVLEVADFTHDVLTGIYSEETGEAQPLVFTISVRMRPEPEYTPDTPLSDSKNYMDLIEAASSALPKDVHFKLIESVADHVCTTLMAQDERIEAVTVKIVKPKISEADEKIGMTLHRERR
- a CDS encoding TlyA family RNA methyltransferase; protein product: MAKQRVDQALVERGLVESRTRAQALVMAGLVFSGETKIAKPGQQLAVDAPLEVRGRDHPWVSRGGIKLAHAIAHFGLDPRGAIAMDIGSSTGGFTDVLLQGGAAHVFAVDSGTNQLAWKLRQDERVTVLEQTSARILTAEQIDRPCDWVVCDASFIGLAKVLERPLELAATPCRLVALIKPQFEVGRDEVGKGGVVRDPALHDRVCGEVRHWLESAGWQVDGIVESPITGPEGNVEFLIAAQRR